One genomic segment of Erysipelotrichaceae bacterium 66202529 includes these proteins:
- a CDS encoding biotin transporter BioY, which produces MKRLTTRELTLCSLFAALIAIGAFLQIPLPNFDYFTLQFFFVLMAGMLLGARLGAMSAALYVLTGLLGIPVFAAGGGISYVLRPSFGFLLGFIVTAYCSGWIMEHGQRNWRTCFLAALAGLLATYGIGLVYKYMLLNYYTGTGISFYLLLLSCFPLDLPGDILFSILAAYAALRFPTAVLRGRERSLYAEHIQK; this is translated from the coding sequence ATGAAGCGTTTGACTACCCGAGAGCTGACGCTGTGTTCCCTGTTTGCGGCATTGATTGCCATCGGTGCCTTTCTTCAGATTCCGCTTCCCAATTTTGATTACTTCACCCTGCAGTTTTTCTTTGTACTCATGGCAGGCATGCTGCTGGGGGCGCGTCTTGGTGCTATGTCAGCGGCCTTGTATGTTCTTACCGGCTTGCTTGGTATACCGGTATTTGCGGCAGGTGGTGGAATTTCCTATGTGCTTCGCCCCAGCTTTGGCTTTCTGCTTGGCTTTATTGTCACAGCGTATTGCAGTGGCTGGATCATGGAACACGGACAAAGAAACTGGAGAACCTGCTTTCTGGCAGCTCTGGCGGGGTTACTTGCGACATATGGTATCGGCCTGGTGTATAAATATATGCTCTTAAACTATTATACAGGCACAGGTATTTCTTTTTATCTGCTGCTGCTCTCCTGTTTTCCTCTGGATTTACCCGGAGATATTCTCTTTAGTATTCTTGCGGCCTATGCCGCCCTGCGCTTTCCTACTGCTGTATTGCGGGGAAGGGAAAGGAGTCTGTATGCTGAGCATATACAAAAATAA
- a CDS encoding biotin--[acetyl-CoA-carboxylase] ligase, which yields MSIRSDLIKELEQNRAKPISGQELADRLHVSRNAVCKMIHTLNEEGFEICSYPRKGYLMAATSNKLSSEAISCYLKQQLPVYTFEQVDSTNQLLKKMAIDGSEHLTLVAAEEQRAGRGRFGRAFYSPSRTGIYMSLLLRLPQQFSDASMITIYTAVAVHRALYRLYKIDTHIKWVNDILYQKKKLCGILCEAISDFESGQIEAVIVGIGLNVSTMVFPEELNDIAVSLPPLSVNRNELIACIVNELLELQNEDRDAVLAQYREKSVVLHRHITWMRNGMRCNGYVETINDAGNLVVSCEGTRVILNSGEVSVKEAHV from the coding sequence ATGTCTATACGAAGTGATTTGATTAAAGAGCTGGAACAAAACAGAGCAAAGCCGATATCCGGACAAGAGCTGGCAGACCGGCTGCATGTCAGCCGTAATGCGGTATGCAAAATGATTCATACGCTGAATGAGGAAGGGTTTGAGATATGCTCATATCCGCGAAAGGGTTATCTCATGGCCGCTACCTCAAATAAGCTTTCATCGGAAGCAATATCCTGTTATTTAAAGCAGCAACTGCCGGTATATACCTTTGAGCAGGTGGATTCGACCAATCAGCTGTTAAAAAAGATGGCGATTGACGGGAGTGAGCATTTAACACTGGTAGCCGCAGAGGAACAACGTGCAGGGAGAGGAAGATTTGGTAGAGCATTTTATTCACCCTCCCGTACAGGAATCTATATGAGCCTGCTGTTGCGATTGCCACAGCAATTCAGCGATGCCTCTATGATCACAATCTATACCGCCGTCGCTGTGCACCGTGCCCTGTATAGGCTGTATAAAATTGATACACATATAAAATGGGTCAATGATATCCTGTATCAGAAAAAGAAGCTGTGCGGTATCTTATGTGAGGCTATTAGTGATTTTGAAAGCGGGCAGATTGAGGCTGTTATTGTCGGAATCGGATTGAACGTTTCCACTATGGTATTCCCTGAGGAATTAAACGATATTGCAGTATCGCTGCCTCCGTTATCCGTAAACCGCAATGAGCTGATTGCCTGTATTGTCAATGAGCTGCTGGAGCTGCAAAACGAAGACAGAGACGCAGTGCTTGCACAGTATCGTGAGAAATCAGTCGTACTGCATCGTCATATCACATGGATGAGGAATGGAATGCGCTGCAACGGATATGTAGAGACTATCAATGATGCCGGGAATCTGGTTGTGAGCTGTGAAGGAACAAGGGTTATTTTAAATTCCGGTGAGGTTTCCGTGAAGGAGGCGCATGTATGA